From Microcebus murinus isolate Inina chromosome 15, M.murinus_Inina_mat1.0, whole genome shotgun sequence, the proteins below share one genomic window:
- the NKAPL gene encoding NKAP-like protein, whose product MAPVSRSRYVEDTPGFRRRRRSSSGSPPSAQSRRSPWSGRSRSHSRSHEGLRPPWSESGVGASCPLGRSGSREPPPELRNYAFSSSSISYGEYRYHHHHCPGNRQWVEDYEKEKEESYRQRRLKERERIGELGAPEVWGLSPKFPEPDSDEHTPVEDEEVKNEKSSSDFSFEEKRKKKTSRSKNKKKRKNKSSKRKHRKYSENSDSDSDSDMNSSSDDDKKRVKKAKKKEKKKKRRAKKLKKKKNKKTKKESSDSSCKYSEEELPEDTWIEQSKIADTMDLIGPEAPIIYTSQDEKPLNYGHALLPGEGAAMAEYVKAGKRIPRRGEIGLTSEEIASFECSGYVMSGSRHRRMEAVRLRKENQIYSADEKRALASFNQEERRKRENKILASFREMVYRKTKGKDDK is encoded by the coding sequence ATGGCTCCAGTATCTCGGTCCCGCTATGTCGAGGACACTCCGGGCTTTCGGAGACGACGACGGAGCTCGTCCGGGAGTCCGCCATCTGCTCAGTCCCGACGCTCTCCCTGGAGCGGCCGTTCCCGCTCTCACTCCCGCAGCCATGAGGGCCTGAGGCCTCCGTGGAGTGAGTCGGGCGTGGGCGCTTCCTGCCCTCTTGGCCGCTCTGGGTCTCGAGAGCCGCCCCCAGAGCTCCGCAACTACGCCTTCTCGTCCTCTTCCATCTCCTATGGCGAGTACcgctaccatcaccaccactgtccGGGTAACCGGCAGTGGGTAGAAGACtatgaaaaggagaaggaggagagctACCGCCAAAGGAggctgaaggagagagagaggattgGGGAGTTGGGAGCGCCTGAGGTGTGGGGGTTGTCTCCAAAGTTTCCTGAGCCAGATTCTGATGAACATACCCCAGTTGAGGATGAAGAGGTTAAGAATGAGAAGAGCAGTTCAGATTTTAGctttgaagaaaaaaggaaaaagaagaccaGTCgttcaaaaaacaagaaaaaaagaaagaataagtcaTCTAAGAGAAAACATCGGAAGTATTCTGAAAATAGTGACAGTGATTCAGATTCTGACATGAATTCTAGCTCTGATGATGATAAAAAGAGAGTTAAAAAagccaagaagaaagagaagaaaaagaaacgcAGAGcaaaaaaactcaagaaaaagaagaataagaagacTAAAAAAGAATCCAGTGACTCAAGCTGTAAATACTCAGAAGAGGAGTTGCCAGAAGATACCTGGATTGAGCAGTCAAAGATTGCAGATACCATGGATTTAATAGGTCCAGAAGCACCTATAATATATACCTCTCAAGATGAGAAACCTTTGAACTATGGTCATGCTCTGCTCCCAGGTGAAGGAGCAGCAATGGCTGAGTATGTAAAGGCTGGAAAGCGAATCCCACGAAGAGGTGAAATTGGGTTGACAAGTGAAGAGATTGCTTCATTTGAATGCTCAGGTTATGTCATGAGTGGCAGCAGGCATCGGAGAATGGAGGCTGTACGACTGCGTAAGGAGAACCAGATCTATAGTGCCGATGAGAAGAGAGCCCTTGCATCCTTTAACCAAGAAGAGAGacgaaagagagaaaataagattttagcCAGTTTCCGAGAAATGgtgtacagaaaaacaaaagggaaagatGACAAGTAA